One stretch of Clavelina lepadiformis chromosome 6, kaClaLepa1.1, whole genome shotgun sequence DNA includes these proteins:
- the LOC143462727 gene encoding peroxisome assembly protein 12-like, with amino-acid sequence MAEFGDALSTALTSQNEGLPSVFEVLAQDNLSSSIRPAIKHLFKVLAQNAPHRFGWCYAWFDELYTVVHSAVEHHFLSNHLASFAEHYYDLQRKPLFFTTPTTHFPLGRRIHLYSVIFLTVFPYLQLKVEDQYKTIKENHDFSGGRDFSRIKKIFLFCYPILQTFWNAVILYYNFMFAIGKSDYHSPLYRAIKTKLIIADPFLSGQEQTGIASFLTNFLGGGVHVGVFVLQFIEWWYDENNESSIKQVMKQPIPDPPTSVIQKSKIPVPKAGVCPLCNRLRKNDTAVMTSGYVFCYVCIYKYVKSNRCCPVTGYKTEINNLAKIYLPT; translated from the exons ATGGCTGAATTTGGAGATGCATTATCAACAGCACTAACCTCGCAAAATGAAGGATTACCTTCAGTATTTGAAGTCTTAGCTCAAGATAACCTAAGCTCCTCTATACGACCTGCTATTAAACACCTGTTTAAG gttCTTGCACAAAACGCACCTCATCGTTTTGGTTGGTGTTATGCATGGTTTGATGAACTTTACACCGTCGTTCATTCTGCCGTGGAGCATCACTTCTTATCAAATCACCTTGCATCATTCGCTGAACATTATTATGATTTGCAGCGGAAACCGCTTTTCTTTACCACGCCAACCACGCACTTTCCACTGGGCAGAAGAATTCATTTATATTCAGTTATCTTTTTAACAGTGTTTCCTTACTTGCAACTAAAAGTTGAAGAtcaatataaaacaattaaggAAAATCACGATTTTTCCGGAGGAAGAGATTTCTCCAGgataaagaaaatttttttattttgttacccAATCCTCCAAACATTTTGGAATGCCGTAATTCTTTATTACAACTTTATGTTTGCCATTGGAAAATCAGATTATCATTCTCCACTTTATCgtgcaattaaaacaaagttaataatTGCTGATCCATTTCTTTCCGGACAAGAACA AACTGGGATTGCTAGTTTTCTTACAAACTTCTTAGGTGGAGGAGTTCATGTTGGAGTGTTTGTACTTCAATTTATTGAGTGGTGGTATGACGAGAATAACGAGAGTTCCATTAAGCAAGTTATGAAGCAACCTATACCAGACCCACCAACTTCCGTAATACAAAAATCTAAAATACCTGTACCAAAGGCAGGAGTATGTCCTTTATGTAACag gttGAGAAAAAATGATACAGCTGTGATGACATCGGGTTACGTGTTTTGCTATGTTTGCATCTATAAATATGTGAAGTCAAACAGATGTTGCCCAGTCACTGGTTATAAGACTGAAATCAATAACTTAGCAAAAATTTATCTACCAACATAA
- the LOC143462729 gene encoding pre-rRNA-processing protein TSR1 homolog — protein sequence MAITGQSHQPGVWKQQNKSHKTGRHRSKGQINVQHKGRVDVKTTSKQHKKVLQKVNRRHRSQQIRSQKREEVVNRKRSIGVGHNPPHLTVLVPLHQTVDVTRLSDFIQDCASSDGSVVSTAPLATAGFTVNIPRLRHRFQIIQPGSATYENVLDCVQVADTVVLVVACDENEPIDQQGHSILSCLLAQGMPAMVFVTQGLKELSAKMRHPVKKDIVKCLERYVAEVKFHVVDSEQDAFNMLRTVAELKRRTLGMRERRAYMLVEKVSHECDESKETGTLMVTGHIRGSSLDVNRLVHLAGWGNYQISHIDQIAEHCPWNVQKNKNPGEESMEEKKVIINGKSYHPWENICVCVKCDPEQQQDLISEAVVDPMDGEQTWPTNEELAEAEDIHGIVAESKTKVVKKVPKGTSDYQAAWILDNDEDWREGSEKASEDDESDVDMDDDLHPREEEASQVGDEIESVMMSEVDDTESQYDEKARDDPEDVVRFREERSHQMFPDEIDTPTDTSARVRFQKFRGLQSFRTSPWDPKENLPLDYGRIFQFQSFDRTRNRIRTSHVDEESSVKPGTYVTLHLMNVPKAYVDQHSPNSPLTLFGLFPHEQKMSVLHFALKQFNDSTIKSKDELLFHVGFRKFRARPIFSQHTLGNKHKMERFFPKEGVIIATVFAPITFPPANVIAFSESKGESEPVATGTLYKVDPDRIITKRVVLSGHPYRINKRAAVIRYMFFNREDVQWFKPVELRTKWGRRGHIKEPLGTHGHMKCMFNSQLVSQDTVLMCLHKRVFPKWSYEPLTPLCKAGTSIVGSDKIQGNESTFDEEFFME from the exons ATGGCCATAACTGGCCAAAGTCACCAGCCAGGTGTGtggaaacaacaaaataaaagtcaTAAAACTGGCCGACATCGCAGCAAAGGCCAAATTAATGTCCAGCATAAAg GACGAGTGGACGTCAAGACAACATCAAAGCagcacaaaaaagttttgcaaaaagttaatcGAAGACATCGGTCTCAACAGATCAGATCTCAGAAGAGAGAAGAG GTCGTAAATCGAAAAAGGAGCATTGGTGTTGGACATAACCCACCGCATTTAACTGTGTTGGTCCCATTGCATCAAACTGTCGATGTAACTAGACTTTCAGATTTTATTCAAGACTGTGCTTCAAGTGATGGTTCTGTAGTCAGCACAGCACCATTGGCCACAGCAGGATTTACAGTGAACATACCCAGACTTAGGCACAGGTTTCAG ATAATACAACCTGGATCTGCAACTTATGAAAATGTCTTGGATTGTGTACAAGTTGCAGATACTGTTGTGCTAGTTGTGGCTTGTGATGAAAACGAGCCAATTGACCAACAGGGACACAGCATCCTCTCTTGTTTGCTAGCCCAAGGAATGCCAGCCATGG TTTTTGTCACACAAGGCTTGAAGGAGTTATCTGCAAAAATGAGACACCCAGTTAAAAAGGACATAGTCAAGTGTCTCGAACGTTATGTTGCAGAAGTTAAGTTCCATGTTGTGGATTCAGAACAAGACGCATTCAACATGCTCAGAACG GTGGCAGAGCTGAAGCGAAGGACTTTGGGTATGCGTGAAAGAAGAGCTTATATGTTAGTTGAGAAAGTGAGCCATGAATGCGATGAAAGTAAAGAAACTGGAACTTTAATG GTAACCGGCCACATTCGAGGGTCTTCGCTTGATGTGAATCGCTTGGTTCACCTCGCTGGATGGGGCAACTATCAGATCAGTCACATAGATCAAATTGCTGAACACTGCCCATGGAATgttcaaaaaaacaagaatCCTGGTGAAGAGAGCATGGAAGAAAAGAAG GTTATCATTAATGGCAAATCATACCATCCTTGGGAAAATATTTGCGTGTGCGTAAAGTGTGATCCAGAGCAACAGCAGGATCTGATTTCTGAAGCTGTAGTGGACCCGATGGATGGAGAGCAGACGTGGCCAACTAACGAGGAGCTTGCTGAAGCGGAAG ATATACATGGCATTGTTGCTGAGAGCAAAACCAAGGTTGTTAAGAAAGTCCCCAAAGGCACGTCTGACTACCAGGCTGCCTGGATCCTTGACAATGATGAAGACTGGAGAGAGGGGAGTGAAAAGGCATCCGAAGATGATGAAAGTGATGTTGATATGGATGATGATCTTCATCCAAGAGAAGAAGAAGCTTCTCAG GTTGGCGATGAAATCGAAAGCGTAATGATGTCAGAAGTTGATGACACGGAAAGCCAGTATGATGAAAAAGCAAGAGATGATCCAGAAGACGTTGTTCGATTTCGTGAAGAGAGAAGTCACCAGATGTTCCCAGATGAAATTGATACGCCAACAGACACATCAGCACGAGTTAG ATTTCAAAAGTTTCGTGGACTCCAGAGCTTTCGGACTTCTCCTTGGGATCCGAAAGAAAATCTTCCACTAGATTATGGTcgcatttttcaatttcagtcGTTTGATAGGACTAGAAATAGAATCCGTACTTCACATGTTGATGAAGAGTCTTCAGTGAAG CCTGGCACATATGTTACTCTTCATTTAATGAATGTGCCAAAAGCCTATGTGGATCAGCACTCACCCAATTCACCCCTAACGTTATTTGGGCTTTTTCCTCACGAGCAGAAG aTGAGCGTGCTGCATTTTGCTTTGAAGCAATTTAATGACAGCACAATTAAAAGTAAAGATGAGCTTCTGTTCCATGTTGGCTTCCGCAAGTTTCGGGCCAGGCCAATATTTTCACAACACACATTAG gaaACAAACACAAGATGGAACGTTTTTTCCCAAAAGAGGGTGTCATCATAGCAACAGTGTTTGCCCCCATCACTTTTCCCCCAGCAAATGTAATAGCTTTTTCTGAATCAAAAG GTGAATCTGAACCTGTAGCCACAGGGACATTATACAAGGTTGATCCAGATAGAATTATAACTAAGCGGGTAGTTTTAAGTGGTCATCCCTATCGCATTAACAAAAGAGCTGCCGTAATTAGATACATGTTTTTCAATCGAG AGGATGTCCAGTGGTTCAAACCAGTCGAGTTACGGACTAAATGGGGCAGGCGAGGTCACATAAAGGAGCCATTGG GCACCCACGGTCACATGAAATGCATGTTCAATTCTCAGCTAGTCTCACAAGATACGGTGCTGATGTGTTTGCATAAACGTGTTTTTCCAAAATGGTCTTATGAGCCATTAACGCCTTTATGTAAAGCAGGAACTTCAATAGTAGGCTCTGATAAAATACAAGGAAATGAAAGCACTTTTGATGAAGAATTTTTTATGGAATAA
- the LOC143462650 gene encoding uncharacterized protein LOC143462650 isoform X1: MRTSIYFLNVNIQDGFTLLLVELYEIPFDACHELLQTLRRNSYRTTNKKAMSTSIRILDGGLGTDLFINGGYNKDTLNDDPLWLSRVTYENPSAVKNSHMRFIEAGCDIITTGSYQASVAGYMEHAKLSREQAENVIASSVDIARKAIDESAAERKIYIAGSISPYGAILHDLSEYTGSYIDDTSYEKLRDYHFTNVHLLASKGVDMLAFETLPALKEALVLVDLLKQYPNCKAWISFTTKDGIHTSYGDPFVEVFQTLAKYPQVFAIGSNCFDSNLTKTMLECAKKSISSHQKCIIYPDNWKCANEVVKSSPLLWLPEIKEWLDTRMVSIVGGCCMTTPININQIKKTVRDWEQSY; this comes from the coding sequence ATGCGGACCAGTATATATTTTCTTAATGTAAATATTCAAGACGGTTTCACTCTTCTTTTAGTTGAATTGTACGAAATACCCTTTGATGCTTGTCATGAGCTATTACAAACTTTACGCAGGAATTCTTATAGGACTACCAATAAGAAAGCAATGTCAACATCAATCCGTATATTAGATGGTGGCTTGGGAACAGACTTATTTATAAATGGTGGTTACAACAAAGATACTTTAAATGACGACCCACTGTGGCTTTCACGAGTAACTTACGAAAATCCCAGTGCTGTGAAAAACTCTCATATGAGGTTTATCGAAGCTGGATGTGACATCATCACCACCGGAAGTTACCAGGCCAGCGTGGCTGGTTACATGGAGCATGCAAAACTTTCAAGGGAACAAGCAGAAAACGTGATAGCATCTAGCGTGGATATTGCAAGGAAAGCAATTGATGAAAGTGCGGCTGAGCGGAAAATTTATATTGCTGGTTCTATAAGTCCCTATGGTGCAATTCTGCATGATTTATCTGAATATACAGGAAGCTATATTGATGATACTTCTTACGAAAAACTCAGGGATTATCACTTCACCAATGTCCATCTATTAGCTTCCAAGGGAGTTGATATGCTTGCCTTTGAAACTCTTCCTGCTTTAAAAGAAGCTTTAGTTTTGGTGGACCTTTTAAAACAATATCCTAACTGTAAAGCTTGGATATCATTTACCACTAAAGATGGGATACATACAAGTTATGGTGACCCatttgttgaagtttttcaGACTTTAGCTAAATATCCACAAGTGTTTGCCATAGGGTCAAACTGTTTTGACTCCAACCTTACAAAAACCATGCTTGAATGTGCGAAGAAAAGTATCTCAAGTCACCAAAAATGCATTATTTATCCAGATAACTGGAAATGTGCTAATGAAGTTGTTAAATCTTCTCCTTTATTATGGTTACCAGAAATTAAAGAGTGGCTTGACACAAGAATGGTGTCAATAGTAGGAGGGTGTTGTATGACAACTCCAATTAATattaatcaaattaaaaaGACCGTGCGAGACTGGGAACAGAGCTACTAA
- the LOC143462650 gene encoding uncharacterized protein LOC143462650 isoform X2: MSTSIRILDGGLGTDLFINGGYNKDTLNDDPLWLSRVTYENPSAVKNSHMRFIEAGCDIITTGSYQASVAGYMEHAKLSREQAENVIASSVDIARKAIDESAAERKIYIAGSISPYGAILHDLSEYTGSYIDDTSYEKLRDYHFTNVHLLASKGVDMLAFETLPALKEALVLVDLLKQYPNCKAWISFTTKDGIHTSYGDPFVEVFQTLAKYPQVFAIGSNCFDSNLTKTMLECAKKSISSHQKCIIYPDNWKCANEVVKSSPLLWLPEIKEWLDTRMVSIVGGCCMTTPININQIKKTVRDWEQSY; the protein is encoded by the coding sequence ATGTCAACATCAATCCGTATATTAGATGGTGGCTTGGGAACAGACTTATTTATAAATGGTGGTTACAACAAAGATACTTTAAATGACGACCCACTGTGGCTTTCACGAGTAACTTACGAAAATCCCAGTGCTGTGAAAAACTCTCATATGAGGTTTATCGAAGCTGGATGTGACATCATCACCACCGGAAGTTACCAGGCCAGCGTGGCTGGTTACATGGAGCATGCAAAACTTTCAAGGGAACAAGCAGAAAACGTGATAGCATCTAGCGTGGATATTGCAAGGAAAGCAATTGATGAAAGTGCGGCTGAGCGGAAAATTTATATTGCTGGTTCTATAAGTCCCTATGGTGCAATTCTGCATGATTTATCTGAATATACAGGAAGCTATATTGATGATACTTCTTACGAAAAACTCAGGGATTATCACTTCACCAATGTCCATCTATTAGCTTCCAAGGGAGTTGATATGCTTGCCTTTGAAACTCTTCCTGCTTTAAAAGAAGCTTTAGTTTTGGTGGACCTTTTAAAACAATATCCTAACTGTAAAGCTTGGATATCATTTACCACTAAAGATGGGATACATACAAGTTATGGTGACCCatttgttgaagtttttcaGACTTTAGCTAAATATCCACAAGTGTTTGCCATAGGGTCAAACTGTTTTGACTCCAACCTTACAAAAACCATGCTTGAATGTGCGAAGAAAAGTATCTCAAGTCACCAAAAATGCATTATTTATCCAGATAACTGGAAATGTGCTAATGAAGTTGTTAAATCTTCTCCTTTATTATGGTTACCAGAAATTAAAGAGTGGCTTGACACAAGAATGGTGTCAATAGTAGGAGGGTGTTGTATGACAACTCCAATTAATattaatcaaattaaaaaGACCGTGCGAGACTGGGAACAGAGCTACTAA
- the LOC143462652 gene encoding autophagy protein 5-like, whose translation MSSFARKLWNGRIPACFELAMYEVKANSKPAPYYVMLPRSSYLTLFTDKIRDFFEIHMETGTIDEVWFEFRGKTLKWHYPCGLLFDMCCDPSTDLPWHITVHFQSFPEKDIMRCPGVDAIESHYISVLKEADQLKHRMQVYSSLNQSQHKQLWHGLKTDNFEEFWDINKKFMEGHEGTMAFKNIPVRIYFEKRIIQKLFPSVRVENDSERDVTLHNALSNCIPELFEDLDRKTETTAVLIQGTTPPFNTPLQWLSKNLAYADNFLHICVYTNNLKF comes from the coding sequence ATGTCATCATTTGCTCGCAAACTATGGAATGGTCGAATTCCAGCCTGCTTCGAACTTGCCATGTATGAAGTAAAGGCAAATTCAAAGCCCGCACCATACTATGTTATGCTGCCAAGAAGCTCTTACTTAACACTGTTTACAGATAAGATTCGAGACTTTTTTGAGATCCACATGGAAACCGGTACCATTGACGAGGTCTGGTTTGAATTCAGAGGAAAGACTCTTAAATGGCATTATCCATGTGGGTTACTTTTTGACATGTGCTGTGATCCATCAACTGATTTGCCATGGCATATAACAGTACATTTTCAGTCTTTTCCCGAAAAAGATATAATGCGGTGTCCTGGTGTAGATGCCATCGAGTCACATTACATTTCGGTTCTCAAGGAAGCAGACCAATTGAAGCATAGAATGCAGGTTTATAGCAGTTTAAATCAAAGTCAACACAAGCAATTATGGCATGGCCTAAAAACAGACAATTTTGAAGAGTTTTGGGATATCAACAAGAAATTTATGGAAGGTCACGAAGGCACAATGGCGtttaaaaatatacctgtacgaatttattttgaaaaaagaatcATACAAAAGCTTTTTCCCAGTGTTAGAGTTGAAAATGATTCTGAGAGAGATGTAACACTGCACAACGCTCTAAGCAATTGCATTCCAGAATTATTCGAAGATCTCGATAGAAAAACTGAAACTACTGCAGTTCTTATACAAGGAACCACACCTCCATTCAATACACCACTTCAATGGTTAAGTAAAAATTTGGCATATGCAGATAACTTTTTACACATTTGCGTCTACACAAACAACCTTAAGTTTTAA